From a single Streptomyces rubradiris genomic region:
- a CDS encoding carboxylesterase/lipase family protein: MAADQAGPVVTTPYGAVRGRYERGIAVFRGIPYAAPPFGPLRFRPPRPPEPWDGVRDAGAFGPTAPKPPYSEAFARYLSDPDIPGDDCLNLNVWTPEPGPGARLPVLVWLHGGALTRGSSAVPVYDGGTFARDGVVCVSVNYRLGVEGYGLFPDAPPNPGLRDQLAALLWVHETIAAFGGDPDRITLCGQSAGAISAGALLAAPRTQGLIRRAVLQSGPPEVSDRDKVRRVVRRMAARLKIPATAEAFAAVDRGLLLRTQAEVGRLGSPVLGGPAFGIVVDGDLVPGDPLKALAEGTAARDAELLMGWTRDEYRLWLVPGGLLERVDRLGAVALAGAMARCHAGHDIPRGYRVLHPGAGTAEIVGQMVTDHLLRVPLHRLADARPGASYLYEFAWPSRLPGLGACHALELGFVFDTGDVPESEKLAGAGAPQELCDAMHTAWVRFAATGDPGWAAWDATHPVRIFDGGEPRVACGPRDAEVALWDTASAVPEPPRHSVPRAPGAELASAVRRLRRSVDALRR, encoded by the coding sequence ATGGCGGCAGACCAGGCGGGACCCGTGGTCACGACCCCCTACGGGGCCGTACGCGGCCGGTACGAGCGGGGCATCGCGGTCTTCCGGGGGATTCCCTACGCCGCCCCGCCCTTCGGCCCGCTGCGGTTCCGCCCGCCCCGGCCGCCCGAGCCCTGGGACGGGGTCCGGGACGCCGGTGCCTTCGGGCCGACCGCGCCGAAGCCGCCGTACTCCGAGGCGTTCGCCCGGTACCTGTCCGACCCGGACATCCCCGGCGACGACTGCCTCAATCTCAACGTATGGACCCCCGAGCCGGGACCCGGCGCCCGGCTCCCGGTGCTGGTCTGGCTGCACGGCGGCGCGCTGACCAGGGGTTCTTCGGCCGTGCCGGTGTACGACGGCGGCACCTTCGCGCGGGACGGGGTCGTCTGCGTCTCCGTCAACTACCGGCTCGGCGTGGAGGGTTACGGCCTGTTCCCCGACGCGCCCCCGAACCCCGGTCTGCGCGACCAGCTCGCCGCGCTGCTCTGGGTGCACGAGACGATCGCGGCCTTCGGCGGCGACCCGGACCGGATCACCCTGTGCGGGCAGTCGGCCGGCGCCATCAGCGCGGGCGCCCTGCTGGCCGCGCCCCGGACGCAGGGCCTGATCCGGCGGGCGGTGCTGCAGAGCGGACCACCCGAGGTCTCGGACCGCGACAAGGTACGGCGCGTGGTGCGCCGGATGGCCGCCCGGCTGAAGATACCGGCCACCGCCGAGGCGTTCGCCGCCGTCGACCGCGGTCTGTTGCTGCGCACCCAGGCCGAGGTCGGCCGGCTCGGCAGCCCGGTGCTGGGCGGTCCCGCGTTCGGCATCGTGGTGGACGGCGACCTCGTGCCCGGGGACCCGCTGAAGGCGCTGGCCGAGGGCACCGCCGCCCGGGACGCCGAACTGCTCATGGGCTGGACCCGGGACGAGTACCGGCTGTGGCTGGTGCCCGGCGGGCTGCTGGAGCGCGTCGACCGGCTCGGCGCGGTCGCCCTGGCCGGGGCCATGGCCCGCTGCCACGCCGGCCACGACATCCCGCGCGGCTACCGGGTCCTGCACCCCGGCGCCGGAACCGCCGAGATCGTCGGCCAGATGGTCACCGACCACCTGCTGCGGGTGCCGTTGCACCGGCTCGCCGACGCCCGGCCCGGCGCCAGTTACCTCTACGAGTTCGCGTGGCCCTCCCGGCTGCCCGGCCTCGGCGCCTGCCACGCCCTGGAACTCGGGTTCGTCTTCGACACCGGGGACGTGCCCGAGTCCGAGAAGCTGGCCGGTGCGGGCGCGCCCCAGGAGCTGTGCGACGCGATGCACACCGCGTGGGTGCGGTTCGCTGCGACCGGGGACCCCGGCTGGGCGGCCTGGGACGCCACCCACCCGGTGCGGATCTTCGACGGCGGCGAACCGCGCGTCGCCTGCGGCCCACGGGACGCGGAGGTCGCCCTGTGGGATACCGCGTCCGCCGTCCCGGAGCCCCCGCGG
- a CDS encoding MerR family transcriptional regulator, producing MPNSELMPIGVFARRSGLTSSALRFYADSGLLPPAEVDPVTGYRYYRADQVARAAGLRRLREIGMPLAAVEAVLDAGPADAARLIDAHVAKALADAEAVRRKAAVIKSSLTGAPGLPLAALKGPVLADAIEQVLTATAHDPAMPVLGGLRVEVSAEAVTLTATDRYRLSTRTLVPAEPAATHWAATVDGDDLRTALTHIRRSPLMRVEATAHTIRLRGADRADRHCRLLAAGFPDHRLMLASLPGAGTRVTVAKEPLLRALEDHSGERSTLRVSRHGLHVQAAGAPGPGAALPATVTGPELRISFELTTLYPAVSTAVGPDVLLDLRGPGLPATIRSADHGDLTTLAMPVRHDHRP from the coding sequence GTGCCCAACTCTGAGCTGATGCCGATCGGGGTCTTCGCCCGGCGCAGTGGACTGACCTCCAGCGCGCTGCGGTTCTACGCCGACTCCGGGCTGCTGCCCCCCGCCGAGGTGGACCCGGTCACGGGCTACCGCTACTACCGCGCCGACCAGGTGGCCCGGGCCGCCGGACTCCGTCGGCTGAGGGAGATCGGCATGCCCCTGGCCGCCGTCGAGGCGGTCCTCGACGCCGGACCCGCGGACGCGGCCCGGCTGATCGACGCGCACGTGGCGAAGGCCCTCGCGGACGCGGAAGCGGTGCGGCGCAAGGCCGCCGTGATCAAGTCATCGCTCACCGGCGCGCCGGGCCTGCCCCTCGCCGCGCTGAAGGGGCCCGTGCTGGCCGACGCCATCGAGCAGGTCCTGACCGCGACCGCGCACGACCCCGCCATGCCGGTGCTCGGCGGGCTGCGCGTGGAGGTGTCCGCGGAAGCGGTCACGCTGACCGCGACCGACCGCTACCGGCTCTCGACCCGCACCCTGGTCCCCGCCGAACCCGCGGCCACCCACTGGGCCGCCACGGTCGACGGCGACGACCTGCGCACCGCGCTCACCCACATCCGCCGCAGCCCGCTCATGCGCGTCGAAGCGACAGCGCACACGATCCGGCTGCGCGGCGCGGACCGCGCGGACCGGCACTGCCGGCTGCTCGCGGCGGGGTTCCCCGACCACCGGCTGATGCTTGCCTCGCTCCCCGGGGCCGGCACCCGGGTGACGGTCGCGAAGGAGCCGCTGCTGCGCGCGCTGGAGGACCACTCCGGGGAGCGCAGCACGCTGCGGGTGTCCCGGCACGGCCTGCACGTCCAGGCGGCCGGCGCCCCCGGCCCCGGCGCCGCGCTCCCGGCCACCGTCACCGGGCCGGAGCTCAGGATCTCCTTCGAGCTGACCACGCTCTACCCGGCCGTCAGCACGGCAGTCGGCCCCGACGTGCTGCTCGACCTGCGCGGCCCCGGCCTGCCCGCCACCATCCGCTCCGCCGACCACGGCGACCTCACCACCCTGGCCATGCCCGTCCGGCACGACCACCGCCCCTGA
- a CDS encoding LacI family DNA-binding transcriptional regulator → MVRARGANVAAGPTLAVVAREAGVSVPTASKVVNGREDVAPETRRRVTEALDRLGYVRRPRFAGAPGLVDLVLHPLDSSRSGAVLSGVEAAAYEAGLEVVVSAAPARGRDARSEQGWLDKLTARGSSGVLFHTAEPSAAQYAWLDHHRIPYVLIDPVHEPPAGVVSVGAANWQGGVCATGHLLELGHERIGVIAGHRRTLAGEARLAGYRSALASAGVRYRPEYVRHADSDEAGARLRTHELLDLPEPPTAVFVCSDRMALGVYAALAEREVRVPEEMSVVGFDDLPEARWTAPALTTVRQPLAEMAATALRLLVRMTHGERPEGTRTELSTRLVRRASTAPPPTARPTAYGPVTAQRPTA, encoded by the coding sequence ATGGTCCGTGCGCGTGGTGCGAACGTGGCGGCCGGCCCGACGCTGGCGGTGGTGGCCCGGGAGGCGGGCGTGTCGGTGCCCACCGCGTCCAAGGTGGTCAACGGCCGGGAGGACGTCGCGCCGGAGACCCGCCGCCGGGTGACCGAGGCGCTCGACCGGCTCGGCTATGTGCGCCGGCCGCGCTTCGCCGGAGCGCCCGGTCTGGTGGACCTGGTGCTGCACCCTCTGGACAGTTCCCGGTCGGGCGCGGTGCTGAGCGGGGTGGAGGCGGCGGCGTACGAGGCGGGTCTGGAGGTCGTGGTGTCGGCCGCGCCCGCCCGGGGCCGGGACGCCCGGTCCGAGCAGGGATGGCTGGACAAGCTGACCGCGCGCGGCTCCTCGGGGGTGCTGTTCCACACGGCGGAGCCGTCCGCCGCGCAGTACGCCTGGCTGGACCACCACCGCATCCCCTACGTGCTCATCGACCCGGTCCACGAGCCGCCGGCCGGGGTGGTGTCGGTCGGGGCGGCCAACTGGCAGGGCGGGGTGTGCGCGACCGGCCATCTGCTGGAGCTGGGCCACGAGCGGATCGGGGTGATCGCCGGGCACCGGCGCACCCTGGCGGGCGAGGCGCGGCTGGCCGGTTACCGCTCGGCGCTCGCCTCGGCGGGCGTGCGGTACCGCCCCGAGTACGTACGGCACGCGGACTCCGACGAGGCCGGTGCCCGGCTGCGCACCCATGAACTGCTGGACCTGCCCGAGCCGCCGACCGCGGTCTTCGTGTGCTCGGACCGGATGGCGCTCGGGGTGTACGCGGCGCTGGCGGAGCGGGAGGTGCGGGTGCCGGAGGAGATGAGCGTGGTGGGCTTCGACGACCTGCCCGAGGCCCGCTGGACCGCTCCGGCGCTGACCACCGTCCGCCAGCCGCTCGCGGAGATGGCGGCGACGGCGCTGCGGCTGCTGGTGCGCATGACGCACGGGGAGCGCCCGGAGGGCACCCGGACCGAGCTGTCGACCCGGCTGGTGCGGCGGGCCAGCACGGCCCCGCCGCCGACGGCCCGCCCCACTGCGTACGGTCCCGTCACCGCACAGCGACCAACCGCGTGA
- a CDS encoding isocitrate lyase/PEP mutase family protein: MSYGKKLRESIAGPGTTPLIGVYDMYSASIAAKHYDGMFVSGFGFAASYYGLPDIGFIAWPDMVAFVQRLRGAFPHHHLLVDIDDGYVDPEVACHVVEGLERIGASGVILEDQKRPRRCGHADGKQVLPLEEYLEKLNKVLETRKDLVVVARTDATDEHDILHRAERLAATDADVVLVDGVRSVEWIKRIRKVVGDKPLLFNQIAGGKSPRLSLGELSDLGVDVAIYSTPCLFAAHEAMDSALAGLKAADGRLPEVDPASGVGVKASTSLLERNIARDRLVPEGVGV; encoded by the coding sequence TTGTCTTACGGTAAGAAGCTGCGCGAGTCCATCGCCGGGCCCGGGACCACACCGCTGATCGGCGTGTACGACATGTACTCGGCGTCGATCGCGGCCAAGCACTACGACGGGATGTTCGTCTCGGGATTCGGCTTCGCGGCCTCGTACTACGGGCTGCCGGACATCGGATTCATCGCCTGGCCCGACATGGTGGCCTTCGTCCAGCGACTGCGGGGCGCCTTCCCGCACCACCATCTGCTGGTGGACATCGACGACGGGTACGTCGACCCCGAGGTCGCCTGCCACGTCGTCGAGGGGCTGGAACGCATCGGCGCCTCCGGGGTGATCCTGGAGGACCAGAAGCGGCCCCGTCGCTGCGGCCACGCCGACGGAAAGCAGGTACTGCCCCTGGAGGAGTACCTGGAGAAGCTGAACAAGGTCCTGGAGACCCGCAAGGACCTGGTCGTGGTCGCCCGTACGGACGCCACGGACGAGCACGACATCCTGCACCGTGCCGAGCGGCTGGCCGCGACCGACGCCGACGTGGTGCTGGTCGACGGGGTGCGCAGCGTCGAGTGGATCAAGCGGATCCGGAAGGTCGTCGGGGACAAGCCGCTGCTGTTCAACCAGATCGCCGGCGGCAAGTCGCCCCGCCTGTCCCTCGGTGAGCTCTCCGACCTCGGCGTGGACGTCGCCATCTACAGCACCCCGTGCCTGTTCGCCGCGCACGAGGCGATGGATTCCGCGCTCGCCGGTCTGAAGGCGGCCGACGGACGGCTGCCCGAGGTCGATCCCGCGAGCGGCGTCGGGGTGAAGGCGTCCACCAGCCTGCTGGAGCGCAACATCGCCCGCGACCGGCTCGTCCCCGAGGGCGTGGGCGTGTGA
- a CDS encoding ThuA domain-containing protein encodes MPPRLLLYTRTADYRHDSIPDAVSAVRAFGGFAVEHTEDPVDLECPLDGFAAVVFLSTSGEVLTPAGRAGLERYTRSGGGFAGVHAAACTEYGWPYYGELLGARFTRHPAYQPGRALVADPGHPATRHLPPAWEFTDEWYDFDRVPDGSARLLLRADETSYDGGGMGADHPLAWCRERGPAGGRVFYTALGHASAAYRDLDFLAHLNGGLKWAARVNQ; translated from the coding sequence ATGCCCCCTCGTCTCCTCCTCTACACCCGTACCGCCGACTACCGTCACGACTCGATCCCGGACGCTGTCTCCGCCGTGCGGGCGTTCGGGGGGTTCGCCGTGGAGCACACCGAGGACCCCGTGGACCTCGAATGCCCGCTGGACGGTTTCGCGGCCGTGGTCTTCCTGTCCACCAGCGGGGAGGTGCTGACCCCGGCCGGGCGCGCGGGCCTGGAGCGGTACACGAGGTCGGGCGGCGGTTTCGCCGGGGTGCACGCGGCGGCCTGCACCGAGTACGGGTGGCCGTACTACGGCGAACTCCTCGGTGCCCGCTTCACCCGGCACCCCGCCTACCAGCCGGGGCGGGCGCTGGTCGCCGACCCCGGTCACCCCGCGACCCGGCATCTTCCGCCGGCGTGGGAGTTCACCGACGAGTGGTACGACTTCGACCGCGTCCCGGACGGTTCGGCGCGGTTGCTGCTGCGCGCGGACGAGACGTCGTACGACGGCGGCGGGATGGGCGCGGACCATCCGCTGGCCTGGTGCCGCGAGCGGGGCCCGGCGGGCGGGAGGGTCTTTTACACAGCCCTTGGCCATGCCTCGGCCGCGTACCGCGATCTGGACTTCCTGGCTCACCTGAACGGCGGGCTCAAGTGGGCCGCCCGGGTGAATCAGTAA
- a CDS encoding membrane lipoprotein yields MIRAARALPLLLVLPALLTACGTEKARSGPEPAASGSGSVTSGTAPTAAGSSQDPASAAPGQAEMDERLRELGIAPELVYVTEVPGFTLAQQSIGVNGDDGFSVAYWAKDGAVLHLYAERGSAADCPQDYVCRAPVKGQVVRLYGEEVAPDVLRRAADALHRPTPGELVPLLPSPRTATAPIQRGDLPPNGDGAPDNSVPGSS; encoded by the coding sequence ATGATCCGTGCCGCACGCGCCCTGCCGCTGCTCCTCGTCCTTCCCGCACTGCTCACCGCGTGCGGCACCGAGAAGGCGCGTTCCGGCCCCGAGCCGGCGGCCTCCGGTTCCGGGTCGGTGACCTCCGGTACCGCGCCGACGGCTGCCGGGAGTTCCCAGGACCCGGCGTCCGCCGCACCAGGGCAGGCCGAAATGGACGAGCGTCTCCGGGAGTTGGGCATCGCGCCGGAACTCGTCTACGTCACCGAGGTACCCGGCTTCACGCTCGCGCAGCAGTCCATCGGGGTGAACGGCGACGACGGCTTCTCCGTCGCGTACTGGGCGAAGGACGGCGCCGTCCTGCACCTGTACGCGGAGCGGGGCAGCGCAGCCGACTGCCCCCAGGACTACGTCTGCCGGGCACCCGTGAAGGGCCAAGTGGTGCGCCTGTACGGGGAGGAGGTCGCGCCGGACGTGCTCCGCCGGGCCGCCGACGCCCTCCACCGCCCCACCCCCGGGGAGCTCGTCCCGCTCCTGCCGTCGCCCCGCACGGCGACGGCCCCCATCCAGCGCGGAGACCTCCCGCCCAACGGCGACGGAGCCCCCGACAACAGCGTCCCCGGGAGCAGTTGA
- a CDS encoding VOC family protein yields MNAIPPLLDHLVLATPDLDATVADFARRTGVTPAPGGAHPGLGTRNHLVGLGGRSYLELIGPDPEQPEPAGPRPFGVDRLAKPTVPAWAISPPDLDAAITGARTRGVDPGPPRQMSRRTPDGTVLRWRLTDSDAGAVPDPVPFLIDWGGSLHPAASGLPVIPLLAVSASVPDPEAVRARLAALGTSLDLTEGPTALSFTVDTPNGPVVFG; encoded by the coding sequence ATGAACGCCATCCCCCCGTTACTGGATCATCTCGTGCTCGCCACCCCGGACTTGGACGCGACGGTCGCCGACTTCGCGCGCCGGACCGGAGTCACACCGGCGCCCGGCGGGGCCCATCCCGGTCTGGGCACCCGGAACCACCTGGTCGGGCTCGGCGGCCGGAGCTATCTGGAGCTCATCGGCCCCGACCCGGAGCAGCCGGAGCCCGCCGGGCCACGGCCGTTCGGTGTCGACCGGCTGGCTAAGCCCACCGTGCCGGCCTGGGCGATCAGCCCACCGGACCTGGACGCGGCGATCACCGGCGCCCGGACGCGGGGTGTCGACCCGGGCCCGCCACGGCAGATGAGCCGCCGCACTCCGGACGGCACCGTACTGCGCTGGCGGCTGACCGACTCCGATGCCGGGGCGGTCCCGGATCCGGTGCCGTTTCTGATCGACTGGGGTGGTTCCCTGCACCCGGCCGCCTCGGGACTGCCGGTCATCCCGCTGCTGGCGGTGTCGGCCTCGGTGCCCGACCCGGAGGCGGTCCGCGCCCGGCTGGCCGCACTGGGCACTTCGCTGGACCTCACCGAGGGACCCACCGCGCTCTCCTTCACCGTGGACACCCCGAACGGGCCGGTCGTCTTCGGCTGA
- a CDS encoding DUF4232 domain-containing protein, with product MRVNTITIAALAVVAGLSLTACSSDGDTTSQSASPAASASASSTGGSGTGAAKEGSGSGGSAQGGATVAAGKKTGGGQGTVAGTGSGKDGKIGKCRTDELEVKAMDNTIDGDPGGTVAVEFTNGGGRDCVMSGYAGVDLKTSAGSLSAKRTGESASRVVLKDGESVAFGITYPLNDSGGSGVRITGLVVTPPDETKSVSLRWPGAATLPVTDGSGTPVKVGPIGSAGQGG from the coding sequence ATGCGCGTCAACACGATCACCATCGCAGCCCTGGCCGTCGTCGCGGGCCTCTCGCTCACCGCCTGCTCGAGTGACGGCGACACCACGAGCCAGAGCGCTTCGCCCGCTGCGTCCGCTTCGGCTTCTTCGACCGGGGGCTCGGGAACGGGTGCCGCGAAGGAGGGTTCGGGATCGGGCGGCTCCGCGCAGGGCGGCGCGACGGTCGCCGCCGGGAAGAAGACGGGCGGGGGACAGGGCACGGTCGCGGGGACCGGCTCCGGCAAGGACGGCAAGATCGGCAAGTGCCGCACCGACGAGTTGGAGGTCAAGGCGATGGACAACACCATCGACGGCGACCCGGGAGGCACCGTCGCGGTGGAGTTCACGAACGGCGGCGGTCGGGACTGCGTGATGTCGGGTTACGCGGGTGTCGACCTGAAGACCAGTGCCGGCTCGCTGTCCGCGAAGCGCACCGGTGAGTCGGCAAGCCGGGTCGTCCTGAAGGACGGGGAGTCGGTGGCCTTCGGCATCACCTACCCGCTCAACGACTCGGGCGGCTCCGGCGTCCGTATCACGGGGCTGGTGGTGACCCCGCCGGACGAGACGAAGTCGGTCTCCCTCCGCTGGCCCGGCGCCGCCACGCTGCCCGTCACGGACGGCTCCGGCACCCCGGTGAAGGTCGGCCCGATCGGCAGCGCCGGCCAGGGCGGCTGA
- a CDS encoding VOC family protein yields the protein MTVRIAVIGLVSSDLAASLAFYRRLGLVFPEGAEEQPHVEAELPGGLVLALDTEETIRSFHPGWRPPAGPGRVSLAFRCGSPAEVDARYEELVAAGHHGELKPWDAFWGQRYATVHDPDGNPVELFAPLPAPGE from the coding sequence ATGACCGTACGTATCGCCGTGATCGGCCTGGTCAGCTCCGACCTGGCCGCCTCGCTCGCCTTCTACCGCCGCCTCGGGCTGGTGTTCCCCGAGGGAGCCGAGGAACAGCCGCATGTCGAGGCCGAGTTGCCCGGCGGGCTGGTGCTCGCCCTGGACACCGAGGAGACCATCCGCTCCTTCCATCCCGGGTGGCGGCCACCCGCCGGACCGGGGCGGGTCTCGCTCGCCTTCCGGTGCGGCTCCCCCGCCGAGGTCGACGCCCGGTACGAGGAGCTGGTGGCCGCAGGCCACCACGGGGAGCTGAAGCCGTGGGACGCCTTCTGGGGACAGCGCTACGCCACCGTGCACGATCCCGACGGCAACCCGGTCGAGCTGTTCGCGCCGCTACCCGCCCCCGGCGAGTAG
- a CDS encoding helix-turn-helix domain-containing protein, producing the protein MYTERASRLTGAVVWTKVPTGTAARPVLPDGCMDLLWSEGRLLVAGPDTRPYAPEGPDRSWAGIRFFPGTAPALLGVPAHELRDRRVALADLWPAARVRRLCDRVAAAPDPARALEDIALERAAEAPAPDPLLRRLVECLDEGRPVSATAGELGVGERRLHRRCLTAFGYGPKTLARILRLRRALALAQAGTPYAETAIRAGYADQPHLAREVRRLAGMPLGELLAGGG; encoded by the coding sequence GTGTACACGGAGCGGGCGTCGCGACTGACCGGCGCGGTCGTGTGGACGAAGGTGCCGACCGGTACCGCCGCCCGGCCGGTGCTGCCGGACGGCTGCATGGACCTGCTGTGGAGCGAGGGCCGACTGCTGGTCGCGGGTCCCGACACCCGCCCCTACGCCCCGGAAGGCCCGGACCGTTCCTGGGCGGGCATCCGCTTCTTCCCCGGCACCGCGCCCGCGCTGCTCGGCGTACCGGCGCACGAACTGAGGGATCGGCGGGTGGCGTTGGCCGACCTCTGGCCTGCGGCGCGGGTGCGGCGGCTGTGTGACCGGGTCGCGGCGGCCCCCGACCCGGCGAGAGCGCTGGAGGACATCGCCCTGGAGCGGGCGGCGGAGGCGCCGGCCCCGGACCCGCTGCTGCGCCGGCTGGTGGAGTGCCTGGACGAGGGCCGCCCGGTGTCGGCTACGGCCGGTGAACTCGGCGTCGGCGAGCGCCGGTTGCACCGCCGCTGCCTGACCGCGTTCGGGTACGGGCCGAAGACTCTGGCCCGCATCCTGCGCCTGCGGCGGGCACTGGCCTTGGCCCAAGCCGGGACGCCGTACGCGGAGACGGCGATCCGCGCGGGCTACGCGGACCAGCCGCACCTGGCGCGGGAGGTGCGCCGGCTGGCGGGGATGCCGCTCGGGGAGCTACTCGCCGGGGGCGGGTAG
- a CDS encoding VC0807 family protein, with translation MTVRTGRGEQRGTTGRPTGTAGAISTVEPITTAGPPKRSRPSEPLKSSAPPDSSKPVRPPGSSPPRPPGTFRGPLFSLAVDILLPLLVYYAARALGADQGPALLLSGAPPALRLLAGAVRHRRIDGVDLFLTVLLVAAALVALIGGGPRVLLFKNAALPLAIGAWALGTAFTRRPLAFQLGQRMHRGEAVRARAGLWQTSARFRRGQRVLTLLWGAEQFLDGGVGALAAATLPPDTVPLLDRAVSLTLLALAAGITAGYARRFRRRHALPLFGTPAPAPAPRVSCTP, from the coding sequence ATGACGGTGCGGACGGGACGCGGGGAACAGCGCGGTACGACGGGGAGGCCGACCGGGACTGCGGGGGCGATCAGCACCGTCGAGCCGATCACAACGGCCGGGCCACCGAAGCGGTCCAGGCCGTCCGAGCCACTCAAGTCATCAGCTCCACCTGACTCGTCCAAGCCAGTGAGGCCCCCTGGCTCCAGTCCACCAAGACCCCCCGGCACCTTCCGCGGCCCTCTGTTCTCCCTCGCGGTGGACATCCTCCTGCCGCTCCTCGTCTACTACGCGGCCCGCGCACTCGGCGCCGATCAGGGCCCGGCCCTGCTGCTCAGCGGCGCACCGCCGGCCCTGCGCCTGCTCGCCGGCGCCGTGCGGCACCGCCGGATCGACGGTGTGGACCTGTTCCTCACGGTGCTGCTCGTCGCCGCCGCGCTGGTGGCCCTGATCGGAGGCGGCCCCCGCGTCCTGCTGTTCAAGAACGCGGCACTGCCCCTCGCGATCGGCGCCTGGGCACTCGGCACCGCTTTCACCCGCAGACCCCTGGCCTTCCAACTGGGCCAGCGGATGCACCGGGGCGAGGCGGTCCGCGCCCGGGCCGGACTCTGGCAGACCAGCGCCCGCTTCCGCCGCGGGCAGCGTGTCCTCACCCTGCTCTGGGGGGCCGAGCAGTTCCTCGACGGCGGTGTGGGCGCCCTCGCCGCCGCCACACTGCCACCCGACACGGTGCCGCTGCTGGACCGCGCCGTCTCCCTGACCCTGCTGGCCCTGGCCGCAGGGATCACCGCCGGCTACGCCCGCCGCTTCCGCAGACGCCACGCGCTCCCGCTGTTCGGCACCCCCGCACCGGCGCCGGCACCGCGGGTCTCGTGCACCCCATAG